CGATTGTTCGAATAACTCCGCGACCTTAATATCCAGCTCCTGGCGGTTGTTGACTTTGACAATACCGCGCGAAAACGAGCCGTCCGGAATTTTGATTACTACGGGATAACCGGCCGTCGCTTCCAGTTTATCCAGATGCTCCAGATTACCCTTGTGCAGTATCCAGGTCTTGGGCGTCGGTACTTTGTGGGTGCGGAACAGATCGGCCAGATACACTTTATTGGCGCAGCGTAGGATCGAGGTGGGGTCGTCGATCACCATCAAACCCTCGGCTTCGGCTTTTTTGGCGAAGCGGTAGGTGTGATGATCGATGGCTGTGGTTTCGCGGATAAACAGGCCGTCGAATTCCGGAATCCGGCCATAATGTTTTTGGGTGATTAATTCCACGTCGATGCCCATTTGCCTGCCGACCGCGATAAATTTTTTCAGCGCGCCCCGGTTGCTAGGCGGCAGCTTTTCCAAGGGATTGATCAGCACCGCCAGATCGTAACGAGCCGCCTTGCGGGTGCGGCCCTTGCGCCAGACTTTTTTGCTGAATTTGTCCAGAGCGTCCGCGAACAGGGTTTGCATTTCGTCGTCCAGACTGCGCGGAGACACGGCGTTCAGATCGGTAATTTCCCATTGCTGATTAAAATGCAGGGTAATTTCCAGTACGGGACAGGGAAACCGTTCGAACAACCGCCGGGTCAGATCCTGAAAATCCGCTTCCGGGGTATTGCCGAAATAGCTATAGAGTTTGAGCTCGCCTTGTTTGGCGTACTTTTTAAAGGCTCGGGCAAATGGCTGGGTAAAATCTTCCAGCTGTAGGCGATACAGCGCATTTTTGCCCAGATCGTTGATGACCTTGACCGAAGGAATCACGTGATGATTGCGCGCTTCCGCCAGCAACGAGCAATAATAACCGTCCGACAGATAGGCGTAGCTGCCGCACAGATTGATCACCCGCACCCGCTGATCGGGGCGGGTATGTTCCGCGGCAAGATAATGTTCGAAGCTGATTACCTGTTCGCTGGGGTAATAAGGGTTCCAGTCGGATAGATCGTCAACCACCAGTAATGTGTTTGCCATGGCAAGGGAAGCTCGATGTAAAAAAGAACGCAGATTCTGAAACCAGACAGACTTTTAAACAAGGAGTAACATTGAAAATTTATGTTAACCCGGAAAAATTCATCTAAATCTATATGACTGTACGTTTTAGATATACCTGTATCGATACCGGCGTGTTCCCGCCGGATTATCCAAGCGCACGGCAGGCGTGGCTGCGGCAATTGACCACGCTACCTTATCCGCCGGAAGTTAGCATTTATCCCTGTGCCGGTAGCGGGCCGGACGGCGCAAGTTTGCAGACCGATGTCGTCTGGATAGGCGACAGGGACGCGGGTAATGTCGTGGTAGTGATCGCCGGTACCCACGGCGTGGAAGGCTTCGCCGGCAGTGCCGTGCAAATCGACCTGTTGCGTCTATTGACGGAGTTCGATTTGCGGATTCCCGATCAGACTGCCTTGTTGTTGGTTCATGCGCTGACGCCTTGGGGCTACGCCTGGTCGCGGCGTTGCGGTAGCGACGGTGTGGATTTGAATCGCAACGCGGTGGATTTTTCCCAGCCTGTACCGGAAACGCCGGAATATCAATTGTTGCGCTCGGCTCTGTTCACGGTGGACCAGGAAGAAAGGCGGCGGCAGTTGCAAACGTTCGGCGAAACCCACGGTCGGGCAGCTCTGGAAAAAGCCGTCAGCGGCGGCCAATATCTCGATCCTGCCGGGCCGTTTTACGGCGGTAATAAACCGGCCCACGGCCGCTTGGTTTGCGAGGATTTGATTCAGCAATATAGTCTGGCCGAACGCCGGTTGGCGGTAGTCGATTTGCACACCGGGCTGGGTTCCTATGGTTATGGCGAAATTATCTGCGACCATGCGCCGGAGAGTGCCGGAGCCGCACTGGCCCGGCAGTGGTACGGCGATTCGGTGACGTTGCCGTTGGCCGGTACCTCCAGTTCGGTGCCCAAGTTAGGCCTGCTGGATTATCTGTGGCACGCGGTGATGGGCGACACAGGCTGTTATATCACGCTGGAATTCGGTACTTACAGCACCGACCGGCTATTCGAGGTATTGTTAAAGGATCATCAATTATGGGCGCAAACCGGCAACGAAGCCGAGCGCAACGTCCACGCCGTCTTGATGCGCAGGCATTTTAATCCGGCCGACCCGGCTTGGCGGGAGATGGTGTTGTTTCGCGCCCGGCAGGTCATCGTGCAGGCCTTGCGGGGCGTATCGTCTTGAGTATCGAGGTACGCGCCGCTCGGATGAGCGATTTGGATGCTCTAGTGACGCTGGAAAATACCAGCTTCGATACCGACCGTCTTAGTCGGCGCAGCTTCCGGCACTGGTTGACGACGCCGCACCGGGCTCTTTTGGTGGCGGAAAACGGATCGGGCGTCTGCGGCTATATTCTGATTATTTATTATCCGGGCACCCGCTTGGCTCGAGTGTATTCCTTGGCGGTGTCGCCGCAACTGCGGGGGCAGGGGGTTGCCAAGGCTTTAATGCTGGCCGGCGAGCAGGCCGCGCGCGATGATGGCCGCCTGTATTTGCGGCTGGAAGTGAGCGTGGACAATGCGCCGGCTATCGGACTTTATCAGGCGCTGGGGTTTCAGAAGTTCGGTTTTTACCGCGATTACTACGAAGACCATAAAGATGCCTTACGCTACCAAAAGCGTATCCGCCGCTACCGGGACACGCCTCAGCATCGGCAGGTGCATTGGTTGCGGCAAACCACACCGTTTACTTGCGGGCCGACAGCGTTGATGATGGCCATGCACGCCCTGGACAAACATTACCTGCCGACCCGGGAAGAGGAAATCAACTTATGGCGGGAAGCCACTACCATTTTCATGACTTCCGGTCATGGCGGCTGCCATCCCACCGGGCTGGCGTTAGCCGCACAACGGCGCGGGTTTTCCGTGGAGGTTTGGGTTAATCAGACCGGGCCGTTGTTTATCGATAGCGTGCGTAACGAAGAAAAGAAGGAAGTGATCGAATTGGTGGATAGTTGTTTCAAACGGGAAGCCGACCAACAGGGTTTGAAGGTCAATTACAGCAATATCACCCAAAACGATTTGATCGCTGCTTTCCAGGCCGGCGCCATTCCGTTGATATTAATCAGTACCTTTGCGATGGACGGAAAAAAAGCGCCGCATTGGGTGGTGATGAGCGGCTTCGATAACGATTGCCTGTATATGCACGACCCCGATCCGGAAGAGGGCAGGCAAAGCGAGCTGGACTGTCAGTTCATACCGATTGCCCGCGAAGACTTCGAGCGTATGTCCTGCTTTGGGAAAAACCGGCTACGGACGGCGGTTATTATTCGCAATGCTACGGCCGCCTGATTTTGAAAGTGCGGTTGTCGAAACTGACGACGATACTGTCTTCGCGTATTTCCTTGAGTTCCAGTTGATCCTTGATGCGCTGGCCCGGAACGTATTTGACCATATCGATCATCACAAAACGTTCGGCGGGTATCGACGAATAGCTGAATACGTTGATAGGCAGATTCGGCAGCGAACGCCTGACGTCGCCGGGCAAATCCTCCAAGAATGGCAGGTCGTTCTTTACCGGCGCCGGCACGGTTTTTTCGGTAGCGTCTCTATTGGCTAATGCAGTGGATTGTGTTGCCGGATGTAACGGCGTAATGGCCTGTTTAAGAGGCTCAATCGGCTTACTTGGTGGCGTCTCGGATTTGATGACAGTGGCTTTGGTTGACGCAGGTGGTCGCGGCGGTGCAATTGCCGGTATCACAGGCTGAACCGCTTGTTTTTTAACGGTTGGCGCTTTGGCCGGCAATGCGGTGGCAGGTGCAGGTTTTTCGGTTTTACTGGCTTCGGCTGTGGACGGTGTTTTCTGTGCGGGCGACGCGGTTGCAGCGGATGAGGGCGCAGCGGTTTCTATTGGCGATAGCGCGGGTTTAAGCCGGGTGGCTATTATCGGTTCCGGCGCCGGCGGATTTTGTTGCGTAAATTCGAGCACATAAATCAGTACGCTGAGATTGATAACGATTAACGCGGCAATCAGTTTGGTGGAGCTCTTATGCTGCGGCGGCTGGTGAATGGCGATCCTGCCGGTTACCGTATCCGGTGCAATGGCCTGCCGTTCCCGCTCCGACTTTCGCAATGCATTTAAGATATAAGACATATTATTCCGTTATTTCCAAATGGGGTGAGGTATCGGCTCCCGTTTGATTATCCAGATGAATCAGCGTCTGCGCGCCCACTATGCCATCCTCCAGTAAATGATGCCGGTGTTGGAATTCGATCACATTGGCCTTAAGCGCATCGTCAAAAAATAGCGAGGGGCCGGTACTGTCTTGAGTTTCCCCCGTGCCGGCGCTCAACTGTTCGCGCAGCCAAGCGACGTTGCTGGATATTTTCAGTGGGGCAATGATCGTCATATCCGGTCGTGGCGAGCGCCAAAAAAGTAGGAAATGGCCGTCCCACACCTTCAGTACATCGGCTATTGGGAATCTTAAATCGTCGTCGAATCGGAAAATCGCTTGCCCCTTGTCGACACCGATCAACAGGGCATGGCGTTTCTGTTCCGGCGGTAGTGAGAATTGCAAAATGGCGGGCCGGTCGAGCGCCAACAAATCCTTCCAACTCGCGTTATCGGAAAGGCAATGCAGACCTAAGCTGGCTACGTAATCGCAATCGATCCGCCCATCGGTTGGCAGGGGTTTTTGCCAGACCTTCAGCGCTTGACGCATGGCCGTATCACTGGATAGGGCGGGATTCTGCAACCAGTCGGCGAAAGACTTGGCTTCGGTTGTGGTTGGTTCCGCTTTGAGCGTGGGCTCCGGCTTGGGTGGCGCTTGCCCAAGGTCTGCAATGGCATGTGGCGGTTGGGACGGGGCCGCTAAGACTCGACCGGGCTGATCGATTGCCAAGGGATTCCGCTTAACTAAATAGCCTCCGGCAGCGATGCCGCCGAATAAAAGCGTCACTGCCAAGACCTTGAGCCAGCGTTTTGTGTCTCCCAATTCCAGCGTTTCCCGCGCCGCGCCGTCGATGACCTCGGCGGAAATGCTGTGCAGGTTGTTGGCATAGGCGCCCAACAGTGCCCGGTCGCAGAGGATGTTGATCACTCGGGGAATGCCGGACGAATAGCGGTATATCTTGCGGATGGCCCGCTCTTTGAACAGGCGCGGGTCGCCGTTGCAAACCGTCAAACGATGCTGAATATAAGCCCGCGTTTCTTCGAAAGACAGCGGCAACAAATGGTAACGGGCGGTAATGCGCTGATTGAGCTGGCGCAGATCCTGGCGCTTCAGCAACTGCTGCAGCTCCGGCTGGCCGACCAGGATAATTTGCAACAGCTTGGCCTTGCTGGTTTCCAGGTTGGTCAACAGCCGAATCTGCTCCAGCACTTCCAGACTCAGATTTTGGGCTTCATCGATTAACAAAACCGTCCGTCTGCCGTTGGCATAAGCTGCCAGCAGGTACTGGTTAATGGCATCGATCAGGTTTTTTGAAGTCTGCGGGATACCATCGTGATCAATGCCTAATTCGTCGCAGATTGTGGCCAGTAATTCGAGGGCATTCAGCTTCGGGTTCAATATCAAGGCGATATCGATATTCGCTGGCAATTGTTGCAACAGACAATGACATAAGGTGGTCTTGCCGGTGCCGACTTCGCCGGTCAACGCCACGAAGCCGCCGCCTATATTGATGCCGTACAGCAGATGCGCCAAACCTTCCTGATGGCGTTCGCTCATAAACATGAAATGCGGATCGGGTGCGATGGAGAACGGCGGTTCGCTGAAATGGAAGTATTGCTGATACAAGGTCGGGGTGTTTTAAGAAGCGGATTTTGTAATGTTAATTCAAATACCCGCCAGCCGCTATCTTTACCGGATGCCGGATCAGGGCTGCTATAGACAGAGGGCTTCGTTAAAAAGCAATTGATTTCGATTCGAAACCATGTATACTGCGCACGTGTTTGGGGCGTGTATCACCAAGTTGGTGCGCTGTGATGCGGTTATTTGGTGCAAAATTATCCTGTTTCCCCGATAATTTCATAAACACGAATCGATAGAAGCGCCGACATTCCAGGTTTTTAACTTGAACCGGCCCGGCGGTTGGCGCATTAATTATAAAAGCAGAGGAGTTCCCATGTTCAGTGTTTTCGCGAGCAGACGTAATCACAAAAATTTTCTCAAAGCTGCCATGCTGCTTATATTAGCGGCCGGTTTTCCTTCATTGAGCATGGCTAGACCCACCGAAGCGCGCTTATCTGCGCTGACGCATTGTCAGTTTGTCAGCAAGGTGGAAGGTTGGTCGGGTTACGGCAAGCACTACGATTGGCACAGGCAAGCCAAATCTTCCGCGCTTGGCCGCGCCGAAAAACTGGGCGGCAGCCATATTGTTTGGGAGCGGATGATCCCGGTCGGC
This sequence is a window from Methylomonas methanica MC09. Protein-coding genes within it:
- a CDS encoding RimK family protein, whose translation is MANTLLVVDDLSDWNPYYPSEQVISFEHYLAAEHTRPDQRVRVINLCGSYAYLSDGYYCSLLAEARNHHVIPSVKVINDLGKNALYRLQLEDFTQPFARAFKKYAKQGELKLYSYFGNTPEADFQDLTRRLFERFPCPVLEITLHFNQQWEITDLNAVSPRSLDDEMQTLFADALDKFSKKVWRKGRTRKAARYDLAVLINPLEKLPPSNRGALKKFIAVGRQMGIDVELITQKHYGRIPEFDGLFIRETTAIDHHTYRFAKKAEAEGLMVIDDPTSILRCANKVYLADLFRTHKVPTPKTWILHKGNLEHLDKLEATAGYPVVIKIPDGSFSRGIVKVNNRQELDIKVAELFEQSALLLAQEFLYTDFDWRIGVFNNKALYACRYFMVKNHWQIYRHGASRTDSGSFATMPTFEVPKAVLDAALKATQPIGNGLYGVDVKEINGKGYVIEVNDNPSIDSGVEDKYLGDELYRVIMGEFLRRMDNRSKGLD
- a CDS encoding DUF2817 domain-containing protein, whose translation is MTVRFRYTCIDTGVFPPDYPSARQAWLRQLTTLPYPPEVSIYPCAGSGPDGASLQTDVVWIGDRDAGNVVVVIAGTHGVEGFAGSAVQIDLLRLLTEFDLRIPDQTALLLVHALTPWGYAWSRRCGSDGVDLNRNAVDFSQPVPETPEYQLLRSALFTVDQEERRRQLQTFGETHGRAALEKAVSGGQYLDPAGPFYGGNKPAHGRLVCEDLIQQYSLAERRLAVVDLHTGLGSYGYGEIICDHAPESAGAALARQWYGDSVTLPLAGTSSSVPKLGLLDYLWHAVMGDTGCYITLEFGTYSTDRLFEVLLKDHQLWAQTGNEAERNVHAVLMRRHFNPADPAWREMVLFRARQVIVQALRGVSS
- a CDS encoding GNAT family N-acetyltransferase/peptidase C39 family protein gives rise to the protein MSIEVRAARMSDLDALVTLENTSFDTDRLSRRSFRHWLTTPHRALLVAENGSGVCGYILIIYYPGTRLARVYSLAVSPQLRGQGVAKALMLAGEQAARDDGRLYLRLEVSVDNAPAIGLYQALGFQKFGFYRDYYEDHKDALRYQKRIRRYRDTPQHRQVHWLRQTTPFTCGPTALMMAMHALDKHYLPTREEEINLWREATTIFMTSGHGGCHPTGLALAAQRRGFSVEVWVNQTGPLFIDSVRNEEKKEVIELVDSCFKREADQQGLKVNYSNITQNDLIAAFQAGAIPLILISTFAMDGKKAPHWVVMSGFDNDCLYMHDPDPEEGRQSELDCQFIPIAREDFERMSCFGKNRLRTAVIIRNATAA
- a CDS encoding general secretion pathway protein GspB yields the protein MSYILNALRKSERERQAIAPDTVTGRIAIHQPPQHKSSTKLIAALIVINLSVLIYVLEFTQQNPPAPEPIIATRLKPALSPIETAAPSSAATASPAQKTPSTAEASKTEKPAPATALPAKAPTVKKQAVQPVIPAIAPPRPPASTKATVIKSETPPSKPIEPLKQAITPLHPATQSTALANRDATEKTVPAPVKNDLPFLEDLPGDVRRSLPNLPINVFSYSSIPAERFVMIDMVKYVPGQRIKDQLELKEIREDSIVVSFDNRTFKIRRP
- a CDS encoding ExeA family protein, translated to MYQQYFHFSEPPFSIAPDPHFMFMSERHQEGLAHLLYGINIGGGFVALTGEVGTGKTTLCHCLLQQLPANIDIALILNPKLNALELLATICDELGIDHDGIPQTSKNLIDAINQYLLAAYANGRRTVLLIDEAQNLSLEVLEQIRLLTNLETSKAKLLQIILVGQPELQQLLKRQDLRQLNQRITARYHLLPLSFEETRAYIQHRLTVCNGDPRLFKERAIRKIYRYSSGIPRVINILCDRALLGAYANNLHSISAEVIDGAARETLELGDTKRWLKVLAVTLLFGGIAAGGYLVKRNPLAIDQPGRVLAAPSQPPHAIADLGQAPPKPEPTLKAEPTTTEAKSFADWLQNPALSSDTAMRQALKVWQKPLPTDGRIDCDYVASLGLHCLSDNASWKDLLALDRPAILQFSLPPEQKRHALLIGVDKGQAIFRFDDDLRFPIADVLKVWDGHFLLFWRSPRPDMTIIAPLKISSNVAWLREQLSAGTGETQDSTGPSLFFDDALKANVIEFQHRHHLLEDGIVGAQTLIHLDNQTGADTSPHLEITE